The region CCAACAACGCGACAATCACCTGCCCACCGCTCACGCTCAAAGCACTCTGCACCGCCTCACTTAGACGCGAACGCTGGCTATCTTCTAAAATAAGGCGATCCATCACCACCTCGATGGAGTGCTTGCGCTTCTTATCTAGGGGAATCTCCTCTTCCAATGAGACCACCACGCCATCCACGCGCACGCGCACAAAACCAGAAGCTCGCGCGTCGCTAAAGACCTTGGTATGCTCCCCTTTGCGCTCGCGCACTAAAGGCGCGAGAATCATGAGGCGCATAGCGTTGGGGATAGCAAAAATATCGTCAATAATTTGATCCAAACTGCGCGAGGCGATCGGAATATTGTCCTTAGGACAGACCGCCGTACCCACACGCGCATATAGAAGACGCAAGTAGTCATAAATCTCGGTGATGGTGCCAACCGTACTGCGCGGATTGCGCCCTGTCGTCTTCTGCTCGATGGAGATGGCAGGCGATAAGCCCTCGATATAATCGACATCGGGCTTCTCCATGCGTCCCAAAAATTGCCTAGCGTACGCCGAGAGCGACTCCACATAACGGCGCTGACCCTCGGCAAAGATCGTATCAAAAACCAGCGAGCTCTTGCCCGAGCCTGAGACCCCAGAGACCACCACCAGCTTATCCCGTGGCATGGTAACATCAATACCCTTTAAGTTGTGCTCACGAGCACCCTTTACAATCAAATGAGTTTGCATATCCCCTATAATATAGCATAAAAAAAGTCTTGTAAAGAGTATTACTAGATGAATTCACTTTTGTTCGCTTGCCAAAAATAATCTTTTCGGCTATACTTTTCCTATTATGAATACAAATATGCCTATTTTGGCTCCTAGCCTACTGTCGGCTAACTTTGCACACTTTCAAGAGGCGCTCACCTTGGTGCATCAGCATCAAGCGCCGTGGCTTCACTTCGACGTGATGGATGGGCAATTTGTGCCGGCTATCACCTTTGGATCGCAAGTGGTTGCCAGCCTGCGCGACAAGAGCGAGACTTTTTTTGATGTGCATCTCATGACCAACACCCCCGAGCGCCACTTTGCCGCCTTTGCGCAAGCTGGTGCCAATAATATTACCTTTCACATTGAGGCCACGCACCATGCGCACGCCCTTGTGCAACAGATTCATACATTAGGAGTCAAAGCAGGCATTGCGCTCAATCCGGCTACGCCCTTAAGTGCAATTGTCGAGCTACTGCCCTTTGTTGATCTCGTCTTGGTGATGAGCGTCAATCCCGGCGCTGGTGGCCAGAGTATGATCCCCAGCATGCTCCAGAAGGTGAAACGACTGCAACAGATGAAGAGCCACTATAACTATCCCTACCACATCCAAATTGATGGCGGGATCAACGAGTCGACCATCTTTGCGGTGAAAAATGCGGGCATCGACGTGGTAGTAGCAGGGTCTGCCTTCTTTGCCAATCCTAAGCTCGATCTCTTTTTACAGCGACTACGGAGTTAATTCGTAGTGGATGCCCAAGCGATCCTCAAGAAGGCCGAGCGTCAGCTCAAAGCGACGCAGTATCGACAAGTGATTCGGCTCTTAGAGCCCAAAATCCTCTTGTTTAATAATGACGCGCACTTTTACTACCTCTTGGGGAGCGCTTGCTACTTTACCAACGACATCAACGGCGCACAACTCTATCTTCAACGCGGGCTTACCTCTGCCGAAGATAACATCGACATTCGCCTCTTGCTGGCTTGCGTGGCGTTACGCAAACGTGATACCGCGCAGGCGTTGCAACTTTGGCTCGAGGTAGACGACCTTGAACCCGACAACAAAAAAGCGCGCTTTGGTATTAATAAAATGAAGAGTATCAAAGATAATCGTGATTTGGGGCGCTTTCTTGTGCAACACTCGTTCAAAAAACTCCTACCCATCAAGCCCATCTCCCCCCTTATGCGCGTCGTCTCGAGCATCGGCTATACCCTCACTATCATGCTTTTATTAGTCAGTATCGGGTTTCTTAGCCAACGTATCTTCTACCAGATATTTCCCCCTCAACCCTTCACGCGCGACGGTGTATCCGAGCAATTTACCTTCTTTAGCATCAAACCCACCGAGATCCTCTCCCCTAGCGATGCCCCTACGCTCTTTATCTTGAGTGAGGCGCAAATTCTCCAAGGCATGGAGGATGCGCGAGAGTATTTCAACAATTTTCAAGACGATCTTGCCGGCAGAGAGCTCAATCGCGTACTCCTTTCTAATGCCAGTAGCGCCGTTAAAGCCCAAGCGATGATCCTCCAACAGGCCTTTCAACCGCCCACTTTTGCCACCTACAATGCGAATTTTACCTTTGTCGATGTCGCCTCCCAACCGCAACTCTACAATGGATTGCATGTGCTTTGGCGGGGGCCCATCAATGGGCTCAATGTTACGCCCTCCCGCATTGCCTTTCGTCTCTTAGTTGGCTATGAAGATGGACGCGTCTTAGAGGGTGCGGTGGATGTCTTTGTTCCCTTCGAGATCTCCCTTACGCCTAATCTGGTTACCCACGTTTTAGGCAAAGTTGTCGCTAATGATGCGGGAAATTTCTACCTAGAAGCCGTCTCTATTAACCAAATTGTCGCCCTCGATTCTCATTTTTAACATTTTTTATCTTTTTTTCAAAAAATCATTAAATTTTAATTCTTTATCTACAATCACTTTAAACTCATCAATACGACACATATGCATAACTTCACAAGAAAAATATCTTCTCATCATAATTTGTTCACATTTGCCTAGTATTATGGAGATATCTTAAAGAGAAAGACGGAGGAGAACAAAATGACACGACAATGGAAACGAGGAACACTCACTATAGCCGCCCTAATCATGCTCGCATCCCCACAACTTTTCGCACAGAATGCACGCGGTAATCGCCCACAGCAAGGTCGCCCTGCACAAGGTGCACCCATGCAACAGGGACGTAGTGATAACATGCGCTACAATAACCAAGCCAATAACATGCGCCAGAGAGGTGGTCAACAACGCGGAACCTTTGGCATTTATGCAGAAGAGTGGCAAGCTCTCTCTAGTGAAGATCAGGCGAAATTACATAACTTTATCACCGAGATTGGACTAGATAATCGTCCTGATCACCGTGCAATGGTCGCCTTTATGAGTCAAGAGGAGCGCCTAGCTCACTTTAACTCCCCCGAAGTACAAAAAGAGCGCGCCATCTATCAGGCTAAACTCTTTAAGTTTTGGGAGACAACCGCCTACAACTTCGACATTGGTCCTTACTCCAGCGGGCGCATCGCCATGACCAAGGCACGCCTAGAAGCACAACAAAATCGCATCGATCGTCAACAACGCTCTATGGACGACCTCAATCGCTTTGTCGCACAACAAGAGGCAAGAAACCGTAACTAAATTTTGATTTTGTATAATAACACTTTGGTTTGAATAACTTTTTTTATCACTTTTCAGAGTAAAAACATCACTTTTTTCATCACTTAATTTAAGAGGGTTTTGCTGTTGGCTAGCCCTCTTTTTTTTTATCTATGCTCCAAAATATCTGTGTCAACCAACATTAAAAGATGGGCATAGATGTAGTCTATTTCGTTAGGATGCCATAGCTTCGCACTCATACGTTGGAGATCTTGCCACCAACCTTGCACGTCATCGAACATCGGATTATCCAGAAGCTCTTGACGAATCTCCGCATGCATAAGCGGCATCACGATGGCCTGCTCTTGACGCATAAATCCCATACTCAAGTGGGTAAGCAACATATCCAAGCCCTCAAAAGAGAGATCGGTTGCCAAAGCAGTGCAATAATCCCTTGCTTGCTGGGCAAAACGATACGCTTCCTCGTGGATAAGCCCCTTCTCTTTTAATGCTAAAAAACGATACTCCATCACCCTATCCTCTTGTGTAATATAAAGATGTCGCTTAATATTTAGGTACACGTAAATCGTATACCACCTCATGCTGAACGGCGAGAACATGCTCCTGATTGATGGTGCGCTTAAGAATGGTATTGATAACGAAGTTACGCTGGAAGCCGACCAACACCGCTTGGGTGGCACGATCGGTAAGGGGGTTGTCGATAAATTGATAGGCGAGCGGGTACTGGTGCATCAAGACTTGGTCGTAATTCCAGACACCGGCATCTATCTTATTATGCAGAAGGTTATTGATAATTTGATGCGCACCCATGGGAATAAGTTCTACATCAAGATCGCGCACCAGCGCCTGCGTAAGATAGGATTGATCGTAAGAACTCATATCAATCGCCACACGCATGCCCGCTTGGAGCGCCTTATGCGGATGCGCAAAGAGAATCACATGACCAGAGAGGTAGGTTTTCGATCCAAAATTAAAAAGAATCTCCAAGGGTGCACCCGACTTAATGGCAAAATCAGCAGCTAATCCCGAGACAATGCTAAAGTGATAGAGCCCCTCAAGCACTTGATGAATACGATCTTTAGCACCCCGTACATAGGCTAAACTCAACGACAAATCGACTTGCATAAAGGTGTCATAGAGCCCACTAGCCAACCCCTCATAGAGCTTAGAGTACGGCAAGGGCATGCTCCCACGCAAAGGGCCACGCAACGCAAAATGTTGCAACTTCTGGTAGTCAATATCGATAAGAAAGGTGCCCAGATGCCCGCGACTTTTGGTAACAATAGCCTCTTTTTGGCGTAAAACCTGAATCGCATTCTGTACCGTTCCGCGCGAGAGGTTATAGCGCTCCACCCAATCGCTAATCACCGGTAAGCGATCGCCCACGTGAAGTAACAAAATCTCAGAAGCTAGCAACTCAATCACCTTGCCGGTTTTTTGCAAAAATTCCTCATGCATCATCACAGCCCCCCACCCATCTAATTCTCTCGTATTATAAAGGAAAAAAGCAACTCTGTCAATCGATATCTTCAAAATAGAAAATTAATATTTTTTTAGCAATTAAATATAAAGATTGCTTATGTTTTTACGTATCTTTATCGATACATTATTTATAGGAAGTGTTACTTTCTTTTTCATATCTATTTTTTATTTATAGGACGGAAAAAAATGAAAAAATGGATCGCAGGTATGCTGTTGGTGCTCTTCATGGTTCCTACCGCTTTTGCACAAGCTACACTAAAAGATGGCATTTACAAGGCCAACTTTGAAAAGGCTAATCCCACCGGATATATGCCCACCTTAACCATTCGTGTGCAAAAGGGAGTCATCATTTCGGTTGTGTATGATGAGACCGATGCCAAGGGAGTTGCTAAGTCTAAAGATGCAAAGACTAAAAAGATCTTTGACGAAATGGCGAAAGAGCTCTCCTCCTCTCAAAAGGCTCCTCTGGTCAAAACCCAAGCTCCACGGGAAATCTTGGACAACTTTAATGCCTTAGCTCAAGCTGTCTTAGAGCAAGCTACCAAAGCAGCCACCGACACACCTATCATCGTGAAAGGTATCGCCAAATAACCCAATTTCTGTCTTGGATTCCTAATATTAGGATTCAAGACAGAAATTTTGGTCGTTTTTATTTTTAGTCTCTTTACAAATCACTCGTTTTGTGCTAATTTTAATAATATGAAAGATACAAATTATATCTTGCTTTTGCATAGATTTATCAAATTCCTACGCGAAGCAGTAGCCAACATTCTCTTTATCCTTTTTATTCTTCTGGCTATCATCATTGGTCACTACCTCTTTTTAGGCATGCGCCAGACCAGTAAAGCGCCCAAGCTTCCGCCATCGTTTACCCTATCACTCAACCCAGGCTATATTAATGAGCAGAGTAGCCCCGAACCAGGACTTATTCAAGAACTCTTGCTTGGTAACAATCCCAGCAAAGAGTCGGTGCATGACTACACCCGCGCCATCAAGCTCGCCAAAGACGATCCGCGCGTAACGGCCATTTGGCTCGATCTTAGTGGTTTTTATCCATCAGGGTTTGGCGTGATTGAAGAGCTACACGCTGCCCTTAGCCTCTTTAAAACCAGCGAAAAACCTATCTATGCCTTCTCCGCCTACTACGGTAAAGGGAGCTATTGGCTAGCATCCCTTGCCGATGAGATCTGGATGGATCCGTTTGGTATGGCAGATATCAATGGCTTTGTGAGTAGTCAAATTTTTATGGCAGAAGCACTTAACAAGCTTGGCATTGAAGCAAATATCATCAAAGTAGGACGATACAAAAACGCCGTGGAGGGCTACGAACTAGAAGCGCGTAGCGAAAGCAACCAAGAAGCGACGCGCTCTCTGCTTAGTTCTATTTGGCAACATTACACCACCAGCATTCTGGCTAACCGCGCTAACTTATCGAATAACCAAAAAATTGCGATTGCTAATCCAACCTTCGCGAACCGCACCTTAGGCGACTCTGAAGCACAAACGAGCCAACAATTGGGTCTCATTGACCAAATTGGAAGTCGCAACCAAGCGCTTAACACGCTCTTTCCTAACATTAGTTTCGATCCATTTGATCATTTCAACAGCGAGCAAGGGGCGTTTATCTCGCCCAAAAGATACCTCAATGTAGAAGATCGGGTGGCACAACGTAAAGCTAAGCGCCGTCGTATTCTCCACAAAAATGAACCAACAATTGCCATCATTCACGCAGAAGGGGCGATTGTTTCGGGGTATGGATCGGATACGCAGATGGGCGCACAGCGCGTCATCGAGCAACTTCAAGATGCTGTTGAGGATCGGGTTCAGGCAATTATCATTCGTATAGATTCCGGCGGAGGAAGCTCTTACGCTAGCGAACAAATGTATCGGGTCATAGAAGATATTCGTAGTAAAAAGAAGATTCCTGTAGTCATTTCTATGGGTGCTACCGCGGCCTCTGGTGGTTACTGGATGAGTTTGGCTGCCGATAAAATCGTCGCTCACCCAACCACCGTAACCGGCTCTATTGGGGTCTTTTCCCTCTTTTTTACGGCCGAAGGGTTTGCCAAGAAGTGGGGTATCAATGAAGATCGTCTCTTTGTGCCAAACAACCAAATTCCTAGCATGGATCTCTTTCATCAGCCTAGCGAGGCGATGCTGGAATACTACCAATCGGGGACGAATTTTATCTACAATGAATTTTTAGAGCGCGTCGTAAAGGCAGGGCGTGCAGAAAATATCCAAAAAGCCGATGCACTTGCCCAAGGACGTGTCTACAGTGGACTACAAGCGCTAGATTTAGGACTTATAGATGCACTTGGTACGCTAGATGATGCGATTATCATTACGGCAGAATTAGCCGAACTAGGTGAAGTTTATGCCGTTAAAACCTATCCCTTTAACGACAAAACCATGGAGCGTATCATTCAATCACTCCTTAATGTGCAAGAGAATCCACTCAACCTTATTTTAGCACGCATCGGGCTTAGCCAAGAGATGCTCACCGCGCAACCCTACCACGTATACGCACTAGAGCCGATGCGTATCGAATAATACCACAAAGATAAAGCGATAAGCAGGAGCAGGATATGATTGCTTCTGCTATGTTATTAAATGTTAAAAGAAATAAAAAAAGAGTTATTGGTTTTAACAATAACTCTTCAAAAAATAGCAGGGGAAGGACTCGAACCTCCGACCTTTGGGTTATGAGCCCAACGAGCTAGCCAACTGCTCTACCCTGCGTCGTATCTACACTATACTTCAAAAGCGAAATGATGTCAAGCACTTTATCCCAATATTGTCAAAATTTACAATATAAATTACATTTTTCTCTAAATTTTCGGATTTCTTCTTATTTTCTTAACACTTTTTTGAGATAATATGGTATACTTAAGGGAGGAATCTTATGTTACAAGGAAAAGCTTTTATGTTATATTCCATCAAACGCTCAATGAGCCTGCTTATTTTACTCTTTATTAGTGTGGGACTAGTTAGTTGCGAAACAACCAATCAATCAATGCCACCAGAAGAGAGCACCCCACCAGAAGAGAGTAGCCCACCAGAAGAGAGCACACCTGCATCCACTCCAGAAACCCCAAAAGCAGAGCCCAAGCTCCCACCCATGCCCATGAAAAACGTCGAAGGAAAAGGATATCTCGTAGAAATGGGTCGCTCTTGGTCTTATATGGCATCGCTCTCGGCAGGACAAGAAAACACCTTCGCTGTCGATCAATATCCCGGCTTAAAAACCACCTTCAATGGCTCTAAAGTGCTCATTACTGCATTCATCAACCGTATCAGCAGTACAGCTGATAGTTACTTAAATGATTTCAGTCGTACCTTCAATGAATTTAACCTACTAGAGAGTATTCCTCAAGAAGATGGGTATCTCCTCGTTATGAACCGTAAAAGCGACCGAAATTCCCTGCGCTACGTGCGTCTCTTTTATCACGCGGAGCTTAAACAGGCCTTAGCCTACAACCTCACCTTTCGGGTTATTGGCGATGAACAACTCTATCGCACCAGCTACACAACTGACACCGTTGCTCAAGAAATTCTCGAATTCTTTCACCTTACCTAAGCATCGTCGCCTATGAAGTTATCGCTAGAAGCGCTTAAAGATCGATCGTTGTTTCTACTCTATCTTATTCTAGCTATTGTCCTAGGAGCATCGATCTATCTCTACTTTCAAACCAAGAGTAATGCCGTTGCGCAAACCTTACGGCGTAAGGATGGCATGGCAACCCTGCTTGTGGTGCATGAGGAGGGGAAACCCCTCTTCACGCTCATGTATCTTTACAATAACCAAACTCATCGAGGGGCAGTTTTTGATATTCCAGCTAACTACGCTATCATTAGTAGCGATCGTTCACGCTTTGTCCCCATATCTACCTACTTTAACCCCAAAAATCCACAAGAATATGCCCAGCGCGTGCGCAATATCTTGGCAATTGCTGATACTCCTTTTTACATCTCGATGGATTTAGATGAATTTAGTTTTTTAGTTGATTTGCTTGGGGGCGTAGAAGCTTTTATTGCAACAAATTATCAAGCAGAATATCATCAACGTGCGGTGATGCTTCCTGCTGGCTCGCTTATTCTCGATGGTGCAAAAGCTACCGAGTATCTTATTATGGCGCAAAATACCTCAGCACAGAGTCGAAGAGAGGAGCTTACTCGTCGGTTTGCTGGGGCTTTTGTCCGTCAAATGGCGTTGAACAGCTCCGCGATTGCCAACCCTTTAGTCATCGATCAGCTCATCAATAAGAGCACGACCAATATGGATAGGGAAGCTCTTTTGGAGTTTTGGCAGGCAATGCATCGCTTAGACAAAGAGAATTTGATTGTCC is a window of Entomospira culicis DNA encoding:
- the rpe gene encoding ribulose-phosphate 3-epimerase, translated to MNTNMPILAPSLLSANFAHFQEALTLVHQHQAPWLHFDVMDGQFVPAITFGSQVVASLRDKSETFFDVHLMTNTPERHFAAFAQAGANNITFHIEATHHAHALVQQIHTLGVKAGIALNPATPLSAIVELLPFVDLVLVMSVNPGAGGQSMIPSMLQKVKRLQQMKSHYNYPYHIQIDGGINESTIFAVKNAGIDVVVAGSAFFANPKLDLFLQRLRS
- a CDS encoding tetratricopeptide repeat protein, encoding MDAQAILKKAERQLKATQYRQVIRLLEPKILLFNNDAHFYYLLGSACYFTNDINGAQLYLQRGLTSAEDNIDIRLLLACVALRKRDTAQALQLWLEVDDLEPDNKKARFGINKMKSIKDNRDLGRFLVQHSFKKLLPIKPISPLMRVVSSIGYTLTIMLLLVSIGFLSQRIFYQIFPPQPFTRDGVSEQFTFFSIKPTEILSPSDAPTLFILSEAQILQGMEDAREYFNNFQDDLAGRELNRVLLSNASSAVKAQAMILQQAFQPPTFATYNANFTFVDVASQPQLYNGLHVLWRGPINGLNVTPSRIAFRLLVGYEDGRVLEGAVDVFVPFEISLTPNLVTHVLGKVVANDAGNFYLEAVSINQIVALDSHF
- the yhfZ gene encoding GntR family transcriptional regulator YhfZ — translated: MMHEEFLQKTGKVIELLASEILLLHVGDRLPVISDWVERYNLSRGTVQNAIQVLRQKEAIVTKSRGHLGTFLIDIDYQKLQHFALRGPLRGSMPLPYSKLYEGLASGLYDTFMQVDLSLSLAYVRGAKDRIHQVLEGLYHFSIVSGLAADFAIKSGAPLEILFNFGSKTYLSGHVILFAHPHKALQAGMRVAIDMSSYDQSYLTQALVRDLDVELIPMGAHQIINNLLHNKIDAGVWNYDQVLMHQYPLAYQFIDNPLTDRATQAVLVGFQRNFVINTILKRTINQEHVLAVQHEVVYDLRVPKY
- the sppA gene encoding signal peptide peptidase SppA; the protein is MHRFIKFLREAVANILFILFILLAIIIGHYLFLGMRQTSKAPKLPPSFTLSLNPGYINEQSSPEPGLIQELLLGNNPSKESVHDYTRAIKLAKDDPRVTAIWLDLSGFYPSGFGVIEELHAALSLFKTSEKPIYAFSAYYGKGSYWLASLADEIWMDPFGMADINGFVSSQIFMAEALNKLGIEANIIKVGRYKNAVEGYELEARSESNQEATRSLLSSIWQHYTTSILANRANLSNNQKIAIANPTFANRTLGDSEAQTSQQLGLIDQIGSRNQALNTLFPNISFDPFDHFNSEQGAFISPKRYLNVEDRVAQRKAKRRRILHKNEPTIAIIHAEGAIVSGYGSDTQMGAQRVIEQLQDAVEDRVQAIIIRIDSGGGSSYASEQMYRVIEDIRSKKKIPVVISMGATAASGGYWMSLAADKIVAHPTTVTGSIGVFSLFFTAEGFAKKWGINEDRLFVPNNQIPSMDLFHQPSEAMLEYYQSGTNFIYNEFLERVVKAGRAENIQKADALAQGRVYSGLQALDLGLIDALGTLDDAIIITAELAELGEVYAVKTYPFNDKTMERIIQSLLNVQENPLNLILARIGLSQEMLTAQPYHVYALEPMRIE
- a CDS encoding LCP family protein, which translates into the protein MKLSLEALKDRSLFLLYLILAIVLGASIYLYFQTKSNAVAQTLRRKDGMATLLVVHEEGKPLFTLMYLYNNQTHRGAVFDIPANYAIISSDRSRFVPISTYFNPKNPQEYAQRVRNILAIADTPFYISMDLDEFSFLVDLLGGVEAFIATNYQAEYHQRAVMLPAGSLILDGAKATEYLIMAQNTSAQSRREELTRRFAGAFVRQMALNSSAIANPLVIDQLINKSTTNMDREALLEFWQAMHRLDKENLIVQKVTGTIRTIDNQQFLFPHYDGRLIREMVTQTQATLANPQEVIIQAWPRRIEIQNGTKNNGLAQRTAQIYESLGYNVVRTSNAETNDVDYTIVIDFSGNLEAAQRVGEVIRTNRIYSFSIPVGSDLDIMENVDIRIVLGRDFDGRYTQELIS